One Virgibacillus proomii DNA window includes the following coding sequences:
- a CDS encoding DUF1861 family protein gives MITISELITKYRKEPNSKLVERLIFTGVEGLDVYNITAPFVLDNTRLIAGRVEARDSEQSHICFFEELPQHKTWNKVEITQPLKLQDPFYTWIDDKLILGGVEVFFDERDPRKAQWRTCLYEFENLQSHKRIFEGPLGMKDLRLKQLKDGRILVLTRPQGEKGGRGKIGCTIVNHLNELTIETIEQAPLLKNQFIDTEWGGANEIHLLNEGRIGVLGHIAQFDKQQNRHYYAMTFELDLESLEMKSPKIIAERSDFLDGPAKREDLIDVVFSGGLILIDDQADLYAGISDADAQRLRISNPFSEESR, from the coding sequence GTGATTACAATAAGTGAACTCATTACAAAGTATCGGAAAGAACCAAACAGCAAGCTGGTTGAAAGGTTGATTTTTACTGGGGTGGAAGGATTGGATGTCTATAATATTACTGCTCCATTTGTATTAGATAATACTAGATTAATTGCTGGCCGAGTTGAAGCCAGAGACAGTGAACAATCCCATATATGTTTCTTTGAAGAGCTACCACAGCATAAAACATGGAATAAAGTGGAAATAACACAACCGCTTAAGTTACAAGATCCATTTTATACTTGGATAGATGATAAGTTGATTTTAGGAGGAGTAGAAGTCTTTTTTGATGAGAGAGATCCTCGAAAAGCCCAATGGCGTACGTGTCTTTATGAATTTGAAAACTTGCAGTCACATAAGAGAATCTTTGAAGGCCCTCTGGGAATGAAGGATTTACGTTTAAAACAATTAAAAGACGGCCGTATTCTTGTCTTGACACGTCCACAAGGCGAAAAGGGAGGGCGTGGAAAAATTGGCTGTACCATAGTTAATCATCTAAATGAATTGACGATTGAGACCATTGAGCAAGCACCTCTTTTAAAAAATCAATTTATTGATACAGAGTGGGGAGGCGCAAATGAAATCCACCTTCTTAACGAAGGAAGAATTGGAGTTTTAGGACATATTGCACAATTTGATAAGCAACAGAACCGACATTATTATGCGATGACGTTTGAGCTAGATCTGGAATCACTAGAAATGAAATCACCTAAAATTATTGCAGAACGAAGTGATTTCCTAGATGGACCAGCTAAGCGAGAAGACTTAATCGATGTTGTATTTAGCGGAGGTCTCATTCTTATTGATGATCAGGCTGACCTTTATGCGGGTATTAGTGATGCGGATGCACAGAGGTTAAGAATTTCTAATCCATTTAGTGAAGAAAGTAGGTAA
- a CDS encoding alpha-amylase family glycosyl hydrolase: MNWWEETVFYEIYMPSFNDSNQDGIGDFRGITGKIDYLKELGIGGIWLTPYYPSPKVDNGYDISDYFSIDPIYGNWEDFNLFIKKAHDANIRVIVDLVVNHTSDEHTWFIESRSSHNNPKRDWYIWRKQPNNWESFFGGSAWTLDENTKAYYYHSFSEKQVDLNWTHSEVKQAIFEVIDFWIDKGIDGFRLDVINNLSTSCSFKDNPYDEEGKQIHLNDVNQPGILEAIKSIEEHVKKRNSSLFTVGEISSDRLDLIEQYAGPDLLDVTFNFNFGSLEKLDIDEMFLQLKQMKETYQENRYPTLFFGSHDMPRFWNRLASKDLRVYQLLAALLLTSRGVPFIYYGDELGTGDFVPHSLEEIKDIQAINRYHDEKNKNKTDQAALLEANKVNRDRSRASIQWWDKKQDHSWIGFAKKNPDEKQIFQWFKQLLALRKKYYRAIYDYQILNKENDLIYYQLGKVVVLLNFGKKTKLDNKWGNLDMLLSNGKVQVSNEQIIITDKTTWIGKVRV, encoded by the coding sequence ATGAATTGGTGGGAAGAGACAGTTTTTTATGAAATTTATATGCCGTCTTTTAATGATTCCAATCAGGATGGGATTGGAGATTTTCGTGGAATTACTGGCAAAATCGACTATTTAAAAGAATTGGGAATAGGTGGTATCTGGTTAACCCCTTATTATCCGTCTCCTAAAGTAGACAACGGCTATGATATTTCCGACTATTTTTCGATTGATCCAATATACGGTAATTGGGAAGATTTTAATCTTTTTATAAAAAAGGCGCATGATGCCAATATCAGGGTAATTGTTGATCTTGTAGTTAACCATACTTCAGACGAACATACATGGTTTATAGAATCAAGAAGTAGCCACAATAATCCAAAAAGAGATTGGTACATTTGGCGTAAACAGCCGAATAATTGGGAATCCTTCTTTGGCGGCTCTGCATGGACCTTAGATGAGAATACAAAAGCGTACTATTATCATAGTTTTTCGGAAAAACAAGTAGATCTAAATTGGACTCATTCAGAAGTAAAACAAGCAATCTTTGAAGTTATTGATTTTTGGATTGATAAAGGAATTGATGGTTTTCGATTAGATGTCATTAATAATCTAAGTACATCTTGCTCCTTCAAAGATAACCCATATGATGAGGAAGGAAAACAAATCCATCTTAACGATGTGAATCAACCGGGCATATTGGAAGCAATAAAAAGTATAGAAGAGCATGTGAAAAAAAGAAACAGCAGTTTATTTACTGTCGGAGAAATAAGTTCTGATCGGTTGGATTTAATTGAACAGTATGCAGGTCCAGACCTTCTTGATGTAACATTTAACTTTAATTTTGGCAGTTTAGAAAAGCTAGACATAGATGAGATGTTCTTACAATTAAAGCAAATGAAAGAGACCTATCAAGAAAACCGCTATCCTACTTTATTCTTTGGAAGCCATGACATGCCAAGATTTTGGAATCGTTTGGCAAGCAAAGATTTGCGAGTATATCAACTTTTAGCAGCGTTATTACTCACTTCACGTGGTGTGCCATTTATCTATTATGGAGACGAATTAGGTACTGGAGATTTCGTACCTCATTCACTTGAGGAGATAAAAGATATTCAAGCAATCAATCGTTACCACGATGAAAAAAATAAAAATAAAACCGATCAAGCAGCTTTACTTGAAGCCAATAAAGTAAATCGTGATCGTTCAAGAGCATCCATTCAATGGTGGGATAAGAAACAGGATCATTCATGGATAGGATTTGCTAAGAAAAATCCTGATGAAAAACAGATTTTTCAATGGTTCAAACAATTGCTGGCTCTAAGGAAAAAGTATTATCGGGCTATCTATGATTATCAAATACTTAACAAAGAAAATGATCTTATTTATTATCAACTTGGTAAAGTCGTCGTTTTGTTGAATTTTGGTAAGAAAACAAAATTGGATAACAAGTGGGGAAATCTGGACATGCTTTTATCTAATGGAAAAGTTCAAGTTTCCAATGAGCAAATAATTATTACTGATAAAACTACGTGGATTGGAAAAGTGAGGGTTTAG
- a CDS encoding carbohydrate ABC transporter permease has translation MVGKSSKFSMSIRYLITILVMLIMIFPFVYLVLHSFADWDQVDRKLIPSSFSLRSWSWLLGDSATAANAPWIGAFINTIIVATISTVLMMLFALTVGYALAKVNFKGKKLVDNFIIFQMFFPGIILLIPQFLLVTKMGLLDSYTGMIAPTAISLWAIFMYTNFFRAIPDTLIEAAKLDGASDLTILFKVVLPMSKSITTVIFLFLYTERWTNLLWDMIVSKSDQTVTLNVLISQMFGPYGTYPGPMYAASVLLTIPLIIIFLVFSKRFQDGMQFTLK, from the coding sequence ATGGTTGGTAAATCGAGTAAATTTTCCATGTCCATCCGTTATCTTATCACCATTCTTGTGATGCTTATCATGATTTTTCCCTTTGTTTATTTAGTTCTTCATTCTTTCGCAGATTGGGATCAAGTCGATAGAAAGCTGATTCCTTCCAGTTTCAGTTTACGTTCATGGTCTTGGTTACTTGGAGATTCCGCAACTGCAGCAAATGCTCCTTGGATTGGAGCGTTCATTAATACGATTATCGTTGCTACAATTTCAACGGTTCTGATGATGTTATTTGCATTGACGGTAGGCTATGCATTAGCCAAAGTTAATTTTAAAGGCAAGAAATTGGTGGACAATTTTATTATATTTCAAATGTTTTTCCCAGGGATTATTCTATTGATTCCCCAGTTTTTGTTGGTCACAAAGATGGGTTTATTAGACTCATACACTGGGATGATAGCTCCTACTGCAATTAGTTTATGGGCGATCTTCATGTATACGAACTTTTTTAGAGCGATACCTGATACTTTGATAGAAGCTGCAAAGTTAGATGGAGCCAGTGATTTAACCATTCTGTTTAAAGTTGTCTTACCAATGTCAAAATCCATTACAACAGTCATCTTTTTATTCCTTTATACAGAACGATGGACGAATTTGTTGTGGGATATGATTGTATCGAAAAGCGATCAAACAGTTACATTAAATGTTTTAATATCGCAAATGTTCGGCCCTTATGGGACTTACCCGGGTCCTATGTATGCTGCATCTGTACTATTGACTATACCGTTGATTATTATATTCTTAGTGTTCTCAAAACGATTTCAAGATGGAATGCAATTTACTTTAAAGTAG
- a CDS encoding carbohydrate ABC transporter permease encodes MKKQNNKLGWLFTSPYLIFTLIFFLLPLLWSFWLALTDWNMISPDINFVGFDNFLNAMKNPAVQSSFFVTYKFLIIFVPLALFMSMGIALLVNGLPKFKGLFMVAFFLPYLSSGVVTSLIVKGLLSYNGSINTFLRTEFNMNVDWLGNPNIAIFIVSLMIAWKMSGYYGLILISGLGNINKEIYEAAAIDGASRWTTFWKITFPMLYPAFFTVTVLAVGISFGIFTEVYQLTGGGPNFATNTWQMEIYNQAFVGLKSGYASAIALIASVVTFASIAVIRKLLERWGAKNGW; translated from the coding sequence ATGAAGAAGCAAAATAACAAATTGGGCTGGTTATTTACCAGTCCTTATCTTATCTTTACACTTATTTTCTTTTTACTCCCGCTACTTTGGTCTTTTTGGTTAGCTTTAACTGACTGGAATATGATTTCTCCCGATATCAATTTTGTCGGTTTTGATAACTTTTTAAATGCAATGAAAAATCCAGCAGTGCAATCTTCCTTTTTTGTTACGTATAAGTTTTTGATTATATTTGTTCCACTGGCTTTATTTATGTCAATGGGAATAGCTTTATTAGTAAATGGGTTACCAAAATTTAAAGGCTTGTTTATGGTAGCATTCTTCTTGCCTTATTTATCAAGCGGTGTTGTCACCTCATTAATTGTAAAAGGATTGCTTTCTTACAATGGATCTATAAATACTTTTTTAAGAACTGAATTTAATATGAATGTTGATTGGCTTGGGAATCCTAATATAGCGATTTTTATCGTATCATTAATGATTGCTTGGAAAATGTCAGGGTATTACGGACTAATCCTAATCTCTGGGTTAGGAAATATCAATAAAGAAATTTATGAAGCCGCTGCTATTGATGGTGCATCAAGGTGGACTACATTTTGGAAAATAACTTTTCCGATGCTTTATCCAGCGTTCTTTACGGTTACTGTTTTAGCAGTTGGTATTAGTTTTGGTATCTTTACAGAAGTATACCAACTAACTGGTGGAGGGCCTAATTTCGCAACGAATACTTGGCAAATGGAAATTTACAATCAAGCATTTGTTGGCTTGAAATCTGGATATGCCTCAGCTATTGCATTGATTGCCTCAGTTGTAACGTTTGCTTCAATTGCTGTAATTCGCAAATTATTAGAAAGATGGGGTGCAAAAAATGGTTGGTAA
- a CDS encoding ABC transporter substrate-binding protein yields MKLKKFFVGAFTVLLSAILITGCSSSNKEDTGSKDGKTEITFWAAPNPTQLKYWEEMAAAFEKENADISVEVTQMKESPSSEATIQSAIASKTAPTLSENINRSFAAQLAASQAIVPLNKQSNFEKIVEGRNMSQTIESWKFSNENQYVIPVYSNPILFGWRIDLLKELGYNEPPKTYSELMEVASKLKEKYPDKALWAKGDIVDPTAWMRWFDFFPLYNAASGGKSMVENNKFVADKEATLNVFNLISDLQKEELLMTGESTDPFENKISLMADLGPWTFPNWAEKYPELKLGENYTISTPVVPDNMKNEKQVSTYADAKGIVMYAQATDEQKEAAMKFMDFVFSDEKHDMEFLETTSLIPARDDATENDVFKEFFASHPEMEAYAKSVPYAVPAMDNEKYNDIQQVFGEQAWVPVARGEKDASVAWKDMQKAIEGVLQ; encoded by the coding sequence ATGAAATTAAAAAAATTTTTTGTAGGTGCTTTCACCGTTTTATTAAGTGCAATTTTAATAACTGGGTGTAGCTCTTCGAATAAAGAAGACACTGGCTCGAAAGATGGTAAAACGGAAATTACTTTTTGGGCGGCACCAAATCCAACCCAGCTAAAATACTGGGAAGAAATGGCTGCAGCTTTTGAAAAAGAAAATGCAGACATCTCCGTTGAGGTAACACAAATGAAAGAAAGTCCTTCCTCAGAAGCGACTATCCAATCAGCAATTGCTTCAAAAACAGCTCCAACACTATCTGAAAATATTAACCGTAGTTTTGCAGCTCAACTAGCCGCAAGCCAAGCGATTGTTCCTTTAAATAAACAAAGTAACTTTGAAAAAATTGTTGAGGGTAGAAATATGTCTCAAACAATTGAAAGCTGGAAGTTTTCTAATGAAAATCAATATGTTATTCCGGTTTATTCAAACCCTATCTTGTTCGGGTGGCGTATAGATCTTTTAAAGGAACTCGGTTACAATGAACCGCCAAAAACCTATAGCGAACTAATGGAGGTTGCTTCGAAGTTGAAAGAAAAATATCCTGATAAAGCACTATGGGCAAAAGGCGATATTGTAGATCCGACAGCATGGATGCGTTGGTTTGATTTCTTCCCATTGTACAATGCAGCAAGTGGTGGAAAGAGTATGGTTGAAAATAACAAATTTGTTGCTGATAAAGAAGCAACTTTAAATGTATTTAATTTGATCAGTGATCTCCAAAAAGAAGAATTATTAATGACTGGAGAGTCTACAGATCCGTTTGAAAATAAAATTAGTCTGATGGCAGATTTAGGCCCATGGACCTTCCCGAATTGGGCTGAAAAATACCCAGAATTGAAACTTGGTGAAAACTATACGATCTCTACACCTGTTGTTCCGGATAATATGAAAAATGAAAAACAAGTTTCCACGTATGCAGATGCTAAAGGAATTGTAATGTATGCCCAAGCAACAGATGAACAAAAAGAGGCCGCTATGAAATTCATGGACTTTGTGTTTAGTGATGAAAAACATGATATGGAATTTTTGGAAACGACAAGCTTAATTCCTGCACGTGATGATGCAACTGAAAATGATGTGTTTAAAGAGTTTTTTGCTTCTCATCCCGAAATGGAGGCTTACGCAAAGAGTGTGCCTTACGCTGTTCCGGCAATGGACAATGAAAAATACAATGATATTCAACAGGTATTTGGCGAACAAGCGTGGGTTCCTGTAGCCAGAGGCGAAAAGGATGCTTCAGTAGCATGGAAAGATATGCAAAAAGCTATTGAAGGAGTGCTTCAATAA
- a CDS encoding substrate-binding domain-containing protein, producing the protein MNKVTMQDIADYLNISKNSVSQALRNKNGVSQQTKNAVLQAAKLLGYNYSERKVKKSSLKFILFATNFALSQTSFFGELVSSIQSKCMKENIELTIQEIDPILFETLEIPNDLNNYDGVLILSHSNNEWIRRIIDTNIPTVIVDHHDPTLLSDTILTKNTDGAFSAISLLVENGYKNIGFIGDISFSPSYSERYRGYKRAIDHFELPFEKENIITEIEESQGALFTKLNQIDDMPEAWFCVNSGLAFMLNSFLQSREFNIPEDIGIICFDDTEFTRMAQPKITNVATNLEFMGALSISTLLERIEKPNQPFIHKQIVPTINVNESIRNRKSI; encoded by the coding sequence ATGAATAAAGTTACTATGCAAGATATCGCTGATTATCTAAACATTTCAAAAAACTCTGTCTCGCAGGCATTAAGAAATAAAAATGGTGTAAGCCAACAAACAAAGAATGCAGTTTTACAGGCGGCTAAATTGCTTGGCTACAATTACTCTGAAAGAAAAGTTAAAAAAAGTTCATTAAAATTTATCCTTTTTGCAACCAATTTTGCCTTATCACAGACAAGTTTTTTTGGGGAGTTAGTAAGTAGTATTCAAAGTAAATGCATGAAAGAGAATATTGAACTTACAATCCAAGAAATTGATCCAATTTTATTTGAAACACTTGAAATTCCCAATGATTTAAATAATTATGATGGGGTTCTAATTTTATCTCACAGTAATAATGAGTGGATAAGAAGAATTATTGACACAAATATCCCGACCGTTATAGTTGATCACCACGATCCAACACTTTTATCAGATACCATACTAACAAAGAACACAGATGGCGCTTTTTCAGCGATTTCTTTACTTGTTGAGAATGGTTATAAAAATATCGGCTTTATAGGAGATATCTCTTTTTCTCCAAGCTATTCGGAGCGTTACCGTGGTTATAAAAGGGCTATAGATCACTTTGAATTACCTTTTGAAAAAGAAAATATCATTACAGAAATCGAGGAAAGCCAAGGGGCTTTATTTACAAAACTAAATCAAATTGATGACATGCCTGAAGCATGGTTTTGTGTTAACTCTGGCTTAGCCTTTATGCTCAATTCATTCCTGCAATCGCGTGAATTCAATATTCCTGAAGATATAGGGATTATTTGTTTTGATGACACAGAATTTACCCGAATGGCTCAACCCAAAATTACTAATGTAGCTACAAATCTTGAATTTATGGGAGCATTATCTATTTCAACATTATTAGAACGAATAGAAAAACCCAACCAACCATTCATCCATAAACAAATTGTTCCCACGATAAATGTAAATGAATCCATTAGAAATAGAAAAAGCATCTAA
- the blaI gene encoding penicillinase repressor BlaI, whose amino-acid sequence MTKHVPKISEAEWEVMESLWKRSPQPQTANEVYKALQAYTDWSPKTVRTLLDRLVQKEVVGVNQDTKVYTFFPLYSQDECQRTEAKSFIQRIYGGALKSLLVQFMEEETLSDEEINELRSILDKKAKDK is encoded by the coding sequence ATGACGAAGCATGTACCAAAAATATCGGAAGCCGAGTGGGAAGTCATGGAATCGTTATGGAAACGATCCCCGCAGCCCCAAACAGCTAATGAAGTATATAAAGCTTTACAGGCATATACGGACTGGAGCCCTAAAACAGTGCGCACACTCTTAGATCGACTTGTTCAAAAAGAGGTTGTTGGTGTAAATCAGGATACAAAGGTTTATACGTTTTTCCCTTTGTATTCACAGGATGAATGTCAGCGAACAGAAGCAAAATCTTTTATTCAGCGAATTTATGGAGGCGCATTGAAATCACTCCTCGTTCAGTTTATGGAGGAAGAAACCTTATCCGATGAAGAAATTAACGAACTACGCTCTATTTTGGATAAGAAGGCAAAAGATAAATAG
- a CDS encoding BlaR1 family beta-lactam sensor/signal transducer, with the protein MFLTLFITGLLVSSFTIAIILLIKKVFRNQLSAKWHYNLWFLLLLALTLPFIPTNLVVESHLMPFHTFQENQKNESNRSNVGAEQALDISDNTWMQDFATNVNRPDLDNFNIVIASIWLIGILVLFMLYFHAWLKLRSIKYSAMAVEDKDVLDLFNECKRKLHISKKIRLLQAPLAASPMTFGLFTTYVVIPSGFHQWLSKEEVKYIFLHELTHYKHKDTFTNYLLIFYQFIYWFNPLLWIAFREIRLDREIACDTAVLNRLDKHDHAPYGKTLIHFIHSSSTFKPISLANQLNGSKSQIKRRIMKIAAYQPERRSKKLVSIGVFIIMFMVVFSQIPFVSAMMSKQDRYEFHHNRVSYEDLSEYFHDYEGSFVLYDRNADAYTIYNQDRSTLRVSPNSTYKIFSALLGLEANVIKPDHSTMKWSGNSYPYDSWNQDHDLSSAMAFSVTWYFQKLDQMVQEDKIEAYLKRINYGNRDISEGLAGYWLESSLRISPVEQVQLLRDFYTNKFQFKEKNIQTVKDAIQLEEANESVLSGKTGTGSVNEKNTNGWFIGYVETKGNTYFFATNIQRDDHASGSEAMDITLSILKDKHIYIPEENF; encoded by the coding sequence ATGTTTCTAACGCTTTTTATTACGGGATTGCTTGTCTCTTCCTTTACGATTGCTATTATTTTACTGATTAAGAAAGTATTCCGAAATCAGTTATCAGCTAAATGGCATTATAATCTATGGTTTCTCTTGCTACTTGCGTTGACACTTCCTTTTATACCAACAAATTTAGTAGTGGAATCTCATCTTATGCCATTTCATACTTTCCAAGAGAATCAAAAGAATGAAAGCAATAGATCAAACGTTGGCGCTGAGCAAGCACTGGACATAAGCGATAATACGTGGATGCAGGATTTTGCAACCAATGTGAATCGTCCTGATTTAGATAATTTTAATATAGTTATTGCGAGTATCTGGCTTATAGGGATATTGGTGCTCTTTATGCTTTATTTCCATGCATGGTTGAAGCTCAGAAGCATAAAGTATTCAGCTATGGCTGTAGAAGATAAAGACGTGCTAGACTTATTTAATGAATGTAAAAGGAAACTTCATATATCCAAAAAGATAAGACTGTTACAAGCTCCACTGGCTGCATCACCGATGACGTTTGGCTTATTTACGACTTATGTGGTTATTCCTAGCGGCTTTCATCAATGGCTCTCCAAAGAAGAGGTTAAATATATTTTTCTTCATGAGCTTACTCATTATAAGCATAAAGATACATTTACGAATTATCTGCTGATTTTTTATCAATTCATTTACTGGTTTAATCCGCTTCTATGGATTGCTTTTCGAGAAATACGTCTTGATAGAGAAATTGCGTGTGATACAGCTGTATTAAATAGGCTGGACAAACATGACCACGCACCATATGGGAAAACACTGATTCATTTTATTCACTCATCCTCAACCTTCAAGCCTATTTCATTAGCTAATCAGCTGAACGGTTCAAAATCGCAAATAAAAAGGCGGATTATGAAAATTGCTGCTTATCAACCGGAGCGCAGGAGTAAAAAGCTTGTAAGTATCGGCGTTTTTATTATAATGTTTATGGTTGTTTTTAGCCAAATTCCATTTGTATCAGCTATGATGTCTAAGCAGGATCGCTATGAATTCCACCATAACCGGGTTAGTTATGAGGACTTAAGCGAATACTTTCACGATTATGAAGGCAGTTTTGTCTTATATGATAGGAATGCGGATGCTTATACCATTTACAATCAGGATCGGAGTACATTAAGGGTATCACCTAACTCCACATACAAGATATTCAGTGCTTTATTAGGTTTAGAAGCAAATGTGATTAAACCTGATCATTCCACCATGAAATGGAGTGGCAATTCTTATCCGTATGATTCTTGGAATCAAGATCATGATCTATCATCGGCTATGGCATTTTCAGTAACATGGTATTTTCAGAAGTTAGATCAGATGGTGCAAGAGGATAAGATCGAAGCATATTTAAAACGAATTAACTACGGAAATCGTGATATTTCAGAAGGCTTAGCAGGATATTGGCTCGAATCCTCTTTACGGATATCTCCTGTAGAGCAGGTACAATTACTTCGAGACTTTTACACAAACAAATTTCAGTTTAAGGAAAAAAATATTCAGACGGTGAAAGATGCTATTCAGTTAGAGGAAGCAAACGAATCTGTTCTCTCAGGTAAAACAGGGACAGGCAGCGTAAATGAGAAAAATACAAACGGCTGGTTTATTGGCTATGTAGAGACAAAGGGGAATACGTACTTTTTTGCCACCAATATTCAGCGAGACGATCATGCTTCTGGAAGCGAAGCAATGGATATAACGCTATCGATTTTAAAGGATAAACACATCTATATACCAGAGGAAAATTTTTAA
- a CDS encoding penicillin-binding transpeptidase domain-containing protein, translating to MSSPSYDPNAFVLGLTDEQWAEWSEDPQKPLLNRFTNLYAPGSVFKTLTAAVGRKSGIMDPNKGQTYRRIEVDKGWIMGRLLCYKSQ from the coding sequence ATCAGTTCTCCCTCCTACGATCCCAATGCTTTTGTATTAGGACTCACGGATGAGCAATGGGCAGAGTGGAGTGAAGATCCACAAAAACCGTTATTGAATCGCTTTACAAATTTGTATGCCCCCGGCTCCGTGTTTAAAACACTGACAGCTGCAGTTGGACGAAAATCCGGTATAATGGATCCAAATAAAGGTCAGACATATAGACGGATTGAAGTGGACAAAGGATGGATCATGGGGAGATTACTATGTTACAAGAGTCAGTGA
- a CDS encoding penicillin-binding transpeptidase domain-containing protein, translating to MKWTKDGSWGDYYVTRVSDKSKVTLRDAFVYSDNIYFAQEALDIGLETYTQEIKRFGFEEKLPIPITIIPSILSNKGIKNEIQLADSAYGQGEVMMSPLHLALVYTPFVNEGDMLYPYLLKGEKRKVWKQNMIPSEIANQITNYLIQVVEDPHGTARGTYIPGMTIAGKSGTAEIKATKDDEKGTENGWFVGYDTEQAELLLTMMVEDVKERGGSGYVVTKARKIFQSIK from the coding sequence TTGAAGTGGACAAAGGATGGATCATGGGGAGATTACTATGTTACAAGAGTCAGTGACAAGTCTAAGGTAACGTTACGCGATGCTTTTGTTTATTCTGATAATATTTACTTTGCTCAAGAGGCGTTGGATATTGGACTGGAAACTTATACACAAGAAATAAAGCGGTTTGGATTTGAGGAAAAGCTGCCCATTCCTATTACAATCATACCTTCCATTCTCTCAAATAAAGGTATAAAAAATGAAATTCAATTAGCCGATTCAGCCTATGGTCAAGGGGAAGTGATGATGAGTCCGCTGCACCTGGCTTTGGTTTATACACCTTTTGTGAATGAAGGCGATATGCTCTATCCATATTTGCTAAAAGGGGAAAAACGAAAAGTATGGAAACAGAATATGATTCCTTCAGAAATAGCTAATCAGATTACCAACTATCTTATTCAGGTAGTGGAGGATCCGCATGGTACTGCACGTGGTACTTATATCCCCGGTATGACCATTGCTGGAAAATCGGGGACAGCTGAAATCAAAGCAACGAAGGATGACGAGAAGGGAACAGAAAATGGCTGGTTTGTTGGCTATGATACGGAACAAGCTGAGCTGTTACTTACCATGATGGTTGAAGATGTGAAAGAACGTGGAGGAAGTGGATATGTCGTAACCAAAGCAAGAAAAATCTTTCAATCTATCAAGTGA